A genomic stretch from Terriglobales bacterium includes:
- a CDS encoding diacylglycerol kinase family protein: protein MSRPLLALVNPAAGGGCCGKLAGPELERLRGAGVDLEVRQTRERGEATEVTRAAWREGYRRFLAVGGDGTSYEIVNGLFPEAAAGDEKPTLAFLPLGTGNSFLRDFTDRGVEYARESLLAGRERTCDVLRLTHAKGTLCYINLLSMGFAADVAALVNRKLKGLGELGYLLGVLTCLARLDRRAFPLRVDGLGELDRRRCLFLSFNNSKFTGGKMMIAPQAATDDGLIEYVRWGPIGRLGLMRNLHTLYDGTHMRHPLAERTAARRIEFQLEGPVDVMVDGESLTLECQALDVLPAALRVMA, encoded by the coding sequence GTGAGCCGTCCGCTGCTCGCCTTGGTGAATCCGGCTGCGGGCGGTGGATGCTGCGGCAAGCTGGCCGGCCCGGAACTGGAACGCTTGCGCGGCGCCGGAGTCGACCTCGAAGTCCGGCAGACGCGCGAGCGCGGCGAGGCCACCGAAGTCACACGCGCGGCCTGGCGCGAGGGCTACCGGCGCTTCCTGGCCGTGGGCGGCGACGGCACGTCGTACGAGATCGTGAACGGACTTTTCCCGGAAGCCGCGGCGGGCGACGAAAAACCGACACTCGCCTTTTTGCCGCTGGGCACGGGGAACTCTTTCCTGCGCGACTTTACCGACCGCGGGGTCGAATACGCCCGCGAATCCTTGCTGGCCGGCCGTGAGCGAACCTGCGACGTGCTGCGTCTCACGCACGCCAAAGGCACGCTCTGCTACATCAACCTGCTGAGCATGGGGTTCGCCGCCGATGTAGCCGCGCTGGTGAACCGCAAGCTCAAGGGGCTGGGCGAGCTGGGGTATCTGCTGGGCGTGCTCACCTGCCTGGCGCGGCTCGATCGTCGCGCATTTCCGCTGCGCGTAGATGGCCTAGGCGAGCTCGACCGCCGCCGCTGTCTGTTTCTCAGCTTCAACAACAGCAAGTTCACCGGTGGGAAGATGATGATTGCGCCGCAAGCGGCGACCGACGACGGCCTGATCGAATACGTGCGCTGGGGGCCGATCGGGCGCCTCGGCCTGATGCGCAATCTGCACACGCTCTATGACGGCACGCACATGCGGCATCCGCTGGCCGAGCGCACGGCGGCGCGTCGCATCGAATTCCAGCTTGAGGGGCCGGTGGACGTGATGGTAGACGGCGAATCGCTCACACTCGAGTGCCAGGCGCTGGATGTGTTGCCGGCAGCGCTGCGGGTGATGGCCTAA